In Prochlorococcus marinus XMU1404, the sequence AATTAGACACTCTTAAAGTAATCCAATCACCCTTTAATTTAGTTGAAGAACCCGAAATTCAAATTGGAATTGCTTGGAGAAGTGAGACTCGGAGTATTCCTTTTTCGCAATCATTAAATAAAATATCTGGAGATATTATTTGTCCTTATCCTCCTGGAATACCTCTACTAGTTCCTGGAGAAAAAATTGATATCGATAGATTTAATTGGATAAATAATCAAAGTTTATTCAACAACGATCTGTTAAATTTTAATATAAGAGTCATAAAAACATAGAAATTAGATATGAGATTGAGAAGCGGATTACTTATAGGAATATTTGGTTTAATTGTTGTTTTGTTAGGGGGATGGTTTTTTACATTTGCAACAGCATTGCTCACTTATTTAGCATTATTAGAATTTTTCAGGATGGCTGAATTTAAAGGAATAAAACCAGCCACTAAAACCACATTATTTTCATCTTTCGTTATTATAATTTCTACTTATCTTGAAACCATAGGTTTGATTGAAGGAGAAATATCAAATTCAATTTTGCCCATCTGTTCAGTTGCATTATGCACTTGGTTACTTTTGCAACCAAAGCCTGGAACAATTTCAGATATTGCAGCTTCTATTTTTGGTTTATTCTATTTAGGTTTTTTACCTAGTTACTGGATTAAATTAAGGGGATTAGAGTCAGTGATAATAAGTTCAAATCAAGGTTTTATTTCGTTTGAAAACTTATCTAATACTTCAGGTCTTCATTTAACTTTAACCTCTTGTTTTTTAATTGTAGCTAGTGATATTGGATCTTATTTCGTTGGCAAGTCATTTGGTAAAAAATCTCTTTCTCCAATATCCCCGAGCAAAACAATAGAAGGTTTAATTGGAGGAATATCCTGTTCAATTTTATTAGCAATATTTTTCGCATTTTTACTTAATTGGGAATATCCATTATTAGTTGGAATTTTATATGGAGTATTAATTTCTCTTATGGCATTAGTTGGAGATTTAATTGAATCAATGATGAAAAGAGATGCGAAAATTAAAGATTCGGGAACTTTTTTACCAGGTCATGGAGGCATTCTTGACAGAATTGATAGCTACATTTTTACTCCATCTGTTTTGTATTACATCTTCATAATTCTCAAGTATCTAAATTAATTATGAAATTTCTTATTCCAAAAAATAATCTTGAATAATTTTGCTAGATAATGATGGGAAATCTACATGAGGTAGATGACCACAATTTTGCAACCCTATAAAATTTAATTTATCAATATTTCTTATATTTTTAATCTCTTTTTTTCCAAGAATGCGATCATTTTCTCCACATACTGCTTTGATTGGGATGTTTTGAATATATTTCTGTGTTCCAGCGAACCCTCCACTTTTTGCAAATGATGCAAGTGAATTCCTCCATCCTTTACAACCTAAATGAATTGAAGCAATTTGCTCTTCCATTTCACCAACACATTCATCCGGAAAAGCAAATGCTTGCCTACAAAGACTTTTTCTGACCTGCTGCAATCCTAGAAATGATGCTCCTATTTGATTAAGAGGGAAAGGTATACTCTTAGGTTCTCCAAACAATCCGGCGGGAGATAAAAGGATAATTTTATCAACAGAATCAGGGATCTCAAAAGAAAGTTTTAAAGCTGTTGAGCCTCCCATAGAAGCACCAATAATTTTTAGATTCTTTGTTATTTGTAAGGTTTTAAGAAGATCAATTAAATATGAAATAATTTTAGAGGGATTGTATTCATTTGTTGCACACCTAGGACTAAAACCAAACCCTAATAGATCAGGGATTATAACTTGGAAATTTCTTTTTAATGATTGATATATTCTTCTAAACTCTAAAAAACTACTGTCAAAGCCATGAAGGAGAAGTATAGGTTGACCTTTTCCTCCCATAACTACAGGGAATTTCAAAGAGTTCCAGTTCTCATTTAGTTTGATCCACTGAACATCGTTTGCCAAATAAAGACCTAAAGGGTCTAATAAAGAATTTTTGGCACTATCAAAAAAATCAACATTTAAATCACTAAGTTGTTCGAAATGTGTTTTATTCAAAAGAATGATTATATTTTAATTTTTTGTTGTTCAAAATTTACAATGACGTCTACGATATCCTGTTTGTGAATTTCAAAAGGCAAAAAGTGAATCTCAGAATTATCTCGACAAGTAAAATCAGCAATTTTCTCCAAATTATTATTTTCGAAAACATTTATTCCAAGTTGTGCAATAGTAGTTGGCAAATTCAAAGCTTTCATAAGTGACAACAATTGTTTAATTGATTGATCAGCTAATTTATTATTATTTTTCATTTCTTCTAGTCTTAATTGCAATAATAATCCAACCCCAACAATCTCACCATGTAAGAATTTTTTCGGGGTAATTATCTGAGTAATTGCATTGTGAATAGCATGTGCTGCTGCAGTCCTACACTTTTCTCCCCCAATACCACCTACTAATCCTGCTGTAAGGCCACAAGCTTCTACAGTATTTCGCCAAGAAGGATTATTTTCAGATTGACTCTTAAATGCCTTATCTCCTTCTATTAATAGTTGATCTCTTAAAACTCTTGATATCTGAATAGCTTGCTGAACAAGGCCATCATCTATTGTTGAACTTGTTATTGAAGATTCATACCATTTTGCCAAGGCATCTGCTATTCCACTAGCAAGTGTTCTTGGTGGGGCCGTTTGAATAAATCTATGATCGTATACTAGAACTTTTGGACAAGATCTTAATGCAACGTCCTTTATAAATTGGCCATTTTTTGAATAAATATTTGATAAAGCTGTCCAACCTGCGCATGTAGAGGCACTAAGAGGAACTGTAATACAAGGGATTTCGAGACACTCTGCTATATATTTGCCACAATCAAGAACTTTACCCCCTCCAGCTGCAATAACAGAATCGTGATTATTATTTAAGATGATTTTCTTAACTTTTGAAATATCTTCATCACAACAATCAAATTGTAAATTAGCAGAATTAACATTAAGGTTTTGATTTTTTAAATCTCTAAAAATTTTACTTCTTAGATAGTTGGTACAAATGCTTTTACCTAAAACTAAGGGGCTCTTAGTTAACTTAATAATTTGAGGTAAAGCTTTTTCCCAAGCATCATTCCCCCTATAAATAATTTCTGGAGAGATTGATTGCATATTTTAGTTAATTTCTAATAATTAGCACTTGCTAATTCCTGAGGAGATTCTTCAGAAGAAATATTAATAGTAACTTTTTTATTATCATCCACATCCACTAGAGCCTTATCTCCATCTTTTATTCTTCCCGATAGAACCTCCTCCGCCAAACTATCTTCTAATAAACGCATTACAGCTCTTCTAAGGGGTCTTGCCCCATATGCAGGATTATAACCTTCTTCAACAAGTCTCTCTTTGAAAGCATCCGTAACATTTAATTTGATACCTTTATCTTGCAATCGTGCAAACACTTCTTTCAACATAATTTCTGCAATTTCTTTAACCTCATTCTTAGTTAGTTGCCTGAACACAATTATTTCATCAAGTCTATTTAAAAATTCAGGTCTAAAGTATTGTTTTAGTTCTTCATTAACTAAAGATTTGATTCTATTGTACTGACTATCTTCAACAGAATCACCAGAAAATTCAAATCCTAAGCCGCCTCCACCTTTCTCAATCACCTTAGAACCAATATTGGAAGTCATTATCAGCAAAGTATTTTTAAAATCAACGGTTCTACCTTTGGAGTCAGTTAATCTACCGTCCTCAAGAAGTTGCAATAACAAATTGAATACATCTGGATGAGCCTTTTCAACTTCATCAAATAAAACGACTGTATATGGACGTCTTCTAACCGCCTCTGTAAGCTGGCCTCCTTCATTAAAACCAACATACCCAGGAGGAGAACCTATAAGTTTACTTACTGTATGTCTTTCCATAAATTCTGACATATCTAATCTAATCATGGCTTCTTCGCTACCGAAAAAATATGATGCGAGTGATTTAGTTAATTCAGTTTTACCAACACCAGTAGGGCCTGAAAAAATAAAACTTGCTATTGGCCTATTTGGATTTTTTAATCCAACTCTTGCTCTTCTAATAGCTCTAGAAACAGCCTTTACAGCTTCGTCTTGTCCTATAAGTCTTTGGTGAAGAGTTTCTTCCATATTAAGGAGCTTGACTGATTCAGTTTCTGTTAACTTTTGAACAGGTACGCCAGTCCAAGAGGCAACAATATGTGCTACGTCCTCTTCACAAACCAAAGGGTTTTGTAAAAGTTTTGAATCATTTTTAACAGAGTTAGTATCAATATCAGGTTGATCTTCAGCTGTAGATTCTTTTCTATTATCTAGAACCTCCTTTATTTTTGAGGACAATTCCATCTCTTTTTCTCTTAATAAACCTGCTTGATCAAAATTTTGATCTCTTACAGATTCCTCCTTCTGTTTTTGGATTTGTCTTAATTCTTTATCAATTTGTTTAGCTTCAGGAGGAAGTTTAGAATTCATTAAGCGAACTCTACTTCCTGCTTCATCAATAAGATCTATGGCCTTATCTGGTAAGAATCTATCAGATATATAACGATCACCTAAATGAGCTGCAGCCTCAAGTGCGTCATCAGTAATTTTTAGGCGGTGATGTTGTTCATAACGTTCTCTAAGGCCTTTTAAGATTTCGATTGTATCTTCAATAGATGGCTCCCCTACCATTACAGGTTGGAATCTTCTTTCTAGGGCAGCGTCTCTTTCAATATGTTTTCTGTATTCATCGAGAGTCGTTGCTCCGATACATTGAAGTTCTCCTCTGGCTAATGCTGGTTTGAGAATGTTTGCTGCGTCTATAGCACCTTCAGCAGCTCCGGCGCCAATTAAAGTATGTACTTCATCTATAACTAGTATTACGTTACCTGCAGATTTAATTTCCTCCATAATTTTTTTTAATCTTTCTTCAAATTCACCTCTATATTTTGTTCCAGCGACCAAAAGTCCTATGTCCAAAGTTAAAACTCTTTTATCTTCAAGTATGTCTGGGATGTCTCCAGTCTGTATTCTTTGAGCTAAGCCTTCTGCAATAGCTGTTTTACCTACACCAGGTTCACCAATAAGAACAGGATTATTTTTTGTCCTCCTTCCTAATATTTGAACTACGCGATCTATTTCTTCATGGCGACCAACAACTGGATCAAGTTTAGACTCACTTGCAAGCTTTGTTAGATTAGTTCCAAATTCATCAAGAGTAGCAGTTTTCAAATTACCCTTGTTTGGATTTGCACCACTGCCAACTTCAGCTGTTTCACCTAACATTCTTATAACCTGCGTTCTTACTTTGGTGAGGTCAATACTTAGATTTTCAAGAACTCTTGCAGCTACTCCTTCTCCCTCTCGTATTAGACCCAACAATAAATGTTCAGTACCTATATAGTTATGTCCTAATTGGCGAGCTTCTTCAAGAGACAACTCTAAAACTCTTTTAGCTCTTGGAGTGAAAGGTATCTCTACTGCTACAAATCCTGAACCTCTACCAATTATCTTTTCAACTTCAATTCTAGAATCTTTTAAATTTACTCCTAAGGATTTAAGGACTTTAGCTGCGACACCAGTTCCTTCACCAATTAATCCTAATAGAATTTGTTCTGTCCCAACAAAATTATGACCCAGTCTTCTAGCTTCCTCTTGGGCTAGCATTATGACTTTGATTGCCTTTTCTGTGAATCTTTCAAACATTAGAAGACTAAAACCTTACTAATAACCTACCAGTAATATGTCAATTTTGTGTTCAGAATGAGCTTTTATGAAGACCTAAAAGTATATTTTATTGAATAAAAATTTACTTTTTTTGGTGATATAGCAATAAATTATAGTATTTTCAAGCATTCTGGTTATCCGCACAATTAAATTTATAAATTATTTTGTTGTTAATTTTTTTTCTTTTAAAAGTGCATCTGAACCATCTTTATAATAATTTCTTCTTACTCCAACAGTAAAAAAATCAAAGCGATTATAAAATCTTTCAGCAGTAATATTTTTCTTAGAGACTTCCAATAGTAATCTATTTATATTTAATTCTTCACATAATTTTATTAAATAGTTCATTAAAGAAGTACCCAAACCTTTATTCCTAAATTTCTTATTAACTGCAAAATAATTTATTTGAGCCTCATCAAGTACTACTTGAAGAACACATATTCCAATTATTAAATTTTCAAGTGCTAACCCAAAAACTTTTACGCCATCTTTTTTGAATTCGTTGACCCACTGCTCTTTACTCCATAACGAAATCGTATTTGAATCTAATTCACAACATAAATCAATGTCTTTCTCATATATTTGTTTAATGGATATCATTTTATAGTAGCCAATTAATTAAAAGCTATAATTAAAGTCATTATAAAATATGACATCTTTAGCAAAACCCTATTTAGATTTTTCTATGGAAGAAAAAGAATCCTTTTTAAAACAAAAGATTGACGTCAAAAGTCCTAATAGAAATATAATACCGATAACTACATCCTTTGGAAGTGATGGTAAATTATCAGTTGGTGGATGTTCTATTGAAGAATTAGTTAAACAATATGATTCGCCTCTTTATATTTTAGACGAGATCACATTAAGAAATTCTTGTAGAGCTTATAAAAATGCGCTTGAAAAATATTATCCTGGAGAATCGTTACCAATATATGCATCAAAAGCAAATAGTTCTATATTTATGAGTAACCTTGTTGCCTCGGAAGGTTTAGGACTTGATGCGGTTTCGGAAGGTGAACTATTAACTGCTCTTAAAGGTGGAGTCCCAAATGAGAAAATTGTTTTTCACGGAAATAATAAATCAGACAAAGAAATTGAGTTTGCAGTCAAAAACAACATTAAAGTTATTGTAGATAATGATTATGACTTAGAAAGGTTGGAGGAACTTTCAAATTCATTTAATCATGACATAGAAATCATGATTCGCTTTACTCCAGGGATAGAATGCCATACACATGAATACATAAGAACAGGATCATTTGATAGCAAGTTCGGTTTCGGGATTGAATATTTAAGTATTTTATTTGCCAAAATCAGTAATTCCAAACACTTAAAATTAACGGGATTACATGCTCATATTGGTTCGCAAATTTTTGAACTAGACCCTCACAAAGATCTAGGAGAAATAATGGTGAATGTTATAATTGATGCCAAAAAATTTGGCCACGATATTAAAAAATTGAATGTTGGTGGGGGGCTAGGTATTAAATATACAGAAAATGATGATCCACCTTCAATTGATGAATGGGTAAAAACAATTTCCACTTCAGTTGTTAAAGCTTGCAAAAAAAATAATTTAGATTTACCTACATTAATGTGCGAACCTGGACGGTCTATTGTATCTACAGCGGGAATAACAATTTATAAAATTGGGGCGTTTAAAGAAATTCCTGGGATCAGAACATATTTATCTGTTGATGGCGGGATGAGTGACAATCCAAGACCAATAACATATCAATCAAATTATTCTGCATGTTTGGTACATAATCCGTTTAATTTAAATTCAAAAAATAAATATACTATTGCTGGTAAGCACTGCGAATCAGGAGATGTATTATTTAAGGAGATAGAACTAGCAGATTGCAAAACAGGAGATTTAATATGTGTTTTTGGTACAGGGGCATACAATAACTCGATGAGTTCGAACTACAACAGAATTCCAAGGCCGGCTGCTCTCTTAGTTTCTGAAGGTGAAGCAGAGATTATTCAAAAAAGAGAAAGTTCATTTGACCTTTTAAAATATGATGTTTTACCTGATCGCTTTATTAAACAAAATTAGGTACATTTAAATTAATTTTGTTTTTGATGTGAATTTTTGGGGGATTATAAATTTAAAACTTTTATTAGATGTCTTATTTGCTATTGGTTTCGGACTTTTATTATTTTCTAGAGTAAAAGAACAGAGGACATTATGGCTTTTAAGAGGATATTTGTTTTTAGTATCATCAGCATGGTTTATTCAAAGATATGCATATCTCCCGTTAACATCAAAATTAATTGATGCTGTAGTCCTAGCTTGCTCTCTATCCTTAGCGATCCTTTGGCAAGGAGAGCTAAGAAGACTAATGGAATTATTAGGTACTGGTAGGCTAGCTGTAATTCTCGGAAATCCGCCAAAGGAATTTAGAGCAACTTCAACTACTATTACGCAGTTAGTTGATACTGCAGGTAAACTCTCCCAAAACAGGAGAGGAGCACTAATAGTGGTCGATATAGGAAGTGATTTAAGGCCTGAGGACTTTTTATATTCAGGAACAAATATTGAAGCACAATTGTCGACTGAACTTTTAATAAATCTTTTTGCAACAGATACACCGTTACATGATGGAGCTGTTCTTGTTAAAGGCAACAAAATAATATCTGCTGGAGTAATACTTCCTCTCTCGAGGCAAGGAATTAGCAGATACGGTACAAGGCATTTAGCTGCATTAGGAATTACAGAAAGATTTGATAGGTGTATTTGTATCGTTGTTTCTGAGGAGACAGGCACTTTATCATTAGCAAACCAAGGAAAACTTGAAAGACCAATTACAAGCAGTAGATTACAAGAACTTCTAGTTAATTTGATAGGAAATCAAAGCTCTATGGGAACAAGTAAATCACCTTTAAGTAAAAATGCCATATCCCAAAAGACAAACTCGAGTGATATTATTAGCAGTGATATTAATGAAAAAGAGACCAATAAATCTGAAAGTTTTACAAACATAAAGGAATAACAAATGAGTTTAGAAAAAATAATTTACAAGAAAAATAATGACTTATCTAAGAAAATAGATAAGCAAAAAGTTCCAGAACATGTAGCAATAATTATGGACGGGAATGGGAGATGGGCTACTAAAAAAGGGTTACCGCGATCATTTGGTCATAACAAGGGGGTTAGTGTATTAAAAGAAATTATAAAAGTATCAAAAAAATTAGGTTGTAAAGTTCTTACTGTTTATGCATTCTCAACTGAAAATTGGACAAGACCAACAAA encodes:
- the rimI gene encoding ribosomal protein S18-alanine N-acetyltransferase, translated to MISIKQIYEKDIDLCCELDSNTISLWSKEQWVNEFKKDGVKVFGLALENLIIGICVLQVVLDEAQINYFAVNKKFRNKGLGTSLMNYLIKLCEELNINRLLLEVSKKNITAERFYNRFDFFTVGVRRNYYKDGSDALLKEKKLTTK
- a CDS encoding iron-containing alcohol dehydrogenase gives rise to the protein MQSISPEIIYRGNDAWEKALPQIIKLTKSPLVLGKSICTNYLRSKIFRDLKNQNLNVNSANLQFDCCDEDISKVKKIILNNNHDSVIAAGGGKVLDCGKYIAECLEIPCITVPLSASTCAGWTALSNIYSKNGQFIKDVALRSCPKVLVYDHRFIQTAPPRTLASGIADALAKWYESSITSSTIDDGLVQQAIQISRVLRDQLLIEGDKAFKSQSENNPSWRNTVEACGLTAGLVGGIGGEKCRTAAAHAIHNAITQIITPKKFLHGEIVGVGLLLQLRLEEMKNNNKLADQSIKQLLSLMKALNLPTTIAQLGINVFENNNLEKIADFTCRDNSEIHFLPFEIHKQDIVDVIVNFEQQKIKI
- a CDS encoding alpha/beta fold hydrolase — encoded protein: MNKTHFEQLSDLNVDFFDSAKNSLLDPLGLYLANDVQWIKLNENWNSLKFPVVMGGKGQPILLLHGFDSSFLEFRRIYQSLKRNFQVIIPDLLGFGFSPRCATNEYNPSKIISYLIDLLKTLQITKNLKIIGASMGGSTALKLSFEIPDSVDKIILLSPAGLFGEPKSIPFPLNQIGASFLGLQQVRKSLCRQAFAFPDECVGEMEEQIASIHLGCKGWRNSLASFAKSGGFAGTQKYIQNIPIKAVCGENDRILGKKEIKNIRNIDKLNFIGLQNCGHLPHVDFPSLSSKIIQDYFLE
- a CDS encoding phosphatidate cytidylyltransferase, producing MRLRSGLLIGIFGLIVVLLGGWFFTFATALLTYLALLEFFRMAEFKGIKPATKTTLFSSFVIIISTYLETIGLIEGEISNSILPICSVALCTWLLLQPKPGTISDIAASIFGLFYLGFLPSYWIKLRGLESVIISSNQGFISFENLSNTSGLHLTLTSCFLIVASDIGSYFVGKSFGKKSLSPISPSKTIEGLIGGISCSILLAIFFAFLLNWEYPLLVGILYGVLISLMALVGDLIESMMKRDAKIKDSGTFLPGHGGILDRIDSYIFTPSVLYYIFIILKYLN
- the lysA gene encoding diaminopimelate decarboxylase gives rise to the protein MEEKESFLKQKIDVKSPNRNIIPITTSFGSDGKLSVGGCSIEELVKQYDSPLYILDEITLRNSCRAYKNALEKYYPGESLPIYASKANSSIFMSNLVASEGLGLDAVSEGELLTALKGGVPNEKIVFHGNNKSDKEIEFAVKNNIKVIVDNDYDLERLEELSNSFNHDIEIMIRFTPGIECHTHEYIRTGSFDSKFGFGIEYLSILFAKISNSKHLKLTGLHAHIGSQIFELDPHKDLGEIMVNVIIDAKKFGHDIKKLNVGGGLGIKYTENDDPPSIDEWVKTISTSVVKACKKNNLDLPTLMCEPGRSIVSTAGITIYKIGAFKEIPGIRTYLSVDGGMSDNPRPITYQSNYSACLVHNPFNLNSKNKYTIAGKHCESGDVLFKEIELADCKTGDLICVFGTGAYNNSMSSNYNRIPRPAALLVSEGEAEIIQKRESSFDLLKYDVLPDRFIKQN
- the cdaA gene encoding diadenylate cyclase CdaA; amino-acid sequence: MNFWGIINLKLLLDVLFAIGFGLLLFSRVKEQRTLWLLRGYLFLVSSAWFIQRYAYLPLTSKLIDAVVLACSLSLAILWQGELRRLMELLGTGRLAVILGNPPKEFRATSTTITQLVDTAGKLSQNRRGALIVVDIGSDLRPEDFLYSGTNIEAQLSTELLINLFATDTPLHDGAVLVKGNKIISAGVILPLSRQGISRYGTRHLAALGITERFDRCICIVVSEETGTLSLANQGKLERPITSSRLQELLVNLIGNQSSMGTSKSPLSKNAISQKTNSSDIISSDINEKETNKSESFTNIKE
- a CDS encoding ATP-dependent Clp protease ATP-binding subunit, with protein sequence MFERFTEKAIKVIMLAQEEARRLGHNFVGTEQILLGLIGEGTGVAAKVLKSLGVNLKDSRIEVEKIIGRGSGFVAVEIPFTPRAKRVLELSLEEARQLGHNYIGTEHLLLGLIREGEGVAARVLENLSIDLTKVRTQVIRMLGETAEVGSGANPNKGNLKTATLDEFGTNLTKLASESKLDPVVGRHEEIDRVVQILGRRTKNNPVLIGEPGVGKTAIAEGLAQRIQTGDIPDILEDKRVLTLDIGLLVAGTKYRGEFEERLKKIMEEIKSAGNVILVIDEVHTLIGAGAAEGAIDAANILKPALARGELQCIGATTLDEYRKHIERDAALERRFQPVMVGEPSIEDTIEILKGLRERYEQHHRLKITDDALEAAAHLGDRYISDRFLPDKAIDLIDEAGSRVRLMNSKLPPEAKQIDKELRQIQKQKEESVRDQNFDQAGLLREKEMELSSKIKEVLDNRKESTAEDQPDIDTNSVKNDSKLLQNPLVCEEDVAHIVASWTGVPVQKLTETESVKLLNMEETLHQRLIGQDEAVKAVSRAIRRARVGLKNPNRPIASFIFSGPTGVGKTELTKSLASYFFGSEEAMIRLDMSEFMERHTVSKLIGSPPGYVGFNEGGQLTEAVRRRPYTVVLFDEVEKAHPDVFNLLLQLLEDGRLTDSKGRTVDFKNTLLIMTSNIGSKVIEKGGGGLGFEFSGDSVEDSQYNRIKSLVNEELKQYFRPEFLNRLDEIIVFRQLTKNEVKEIAEIMLKEVFARLQDKGIKLNVTDAFKERLVEEGYNPAYGARPLRRAVMRLLEDSLAEEVLSGRIKDGDKALVDVDDNKKVTINISSEESPQELASANY